From a region of the Deinococcus metallilatus genome:
- a CDS encoding GGDEF domain-containing protein, translating into MNRPDRRQSRPRLPETVPDALSRVEGLRRQVYFWALGLGSVILVATWVLQTRRPTPDPYVLYGHPVLLLQCLWAVVWLLQRRSLLVAERVVFIVNSVAVLAQLFLSLLTRDNQVLGLASGAYWMLVAVSILSYLMFSTRQALWLSAAFYGLGVVLPWAALVSRGEGLGAQPELARVQLTCGAILVLLYSLAWYRERFLVERGQRLTLEQLANTDPLTQLPNRRALYPVIERLLEEGGRGTVGCLILFDLDHFKRINDTHGHNAGDEVLIRGGGLIRAALRDTDHLGRWGGEEFLITLPGVSASQGQDIAERLRTRLAAHTFPGVGQVTASFGVAPCLPGDDLPRWTARADAALYRAKDEGRNRVVLQTDRSSPEEQQAPLVGTH; encoded by the coding sequence ATGAACCGCCCTGACCGTCGTCAGTCCCGTCCCCGCCTGCCGGAGACGGTACCGGACGCGCTGTCACGAGTGGAGGGCCTGCGGCGGCAGGTGTACTTCTGGGCGCTGGGGCTGGGGAGCGTCATCCTGGTGGCGACGTGGGTCTTGCAGACCCGGCGTCCGACCCCCGATCCCTACGTGCTGTACGGGCATCCGGTGCTGCTGTTGCAGTGCCTCTGGGCGGTGGTCTGGCTGCTACAGCGCCGGTCCCTGCTGGTCGCGGAGCGGGTGGTCTTCATCGTCAACTCGGTCGCGGTGCTGGCCCAGCTCTTTTTGTCGCTCCTGACCCGCGATAATCAGGTGCTCGGCCTGGCGAGCGGCGCGTACTGGATGCTGGTCGCCGTCTCGATCCTGAGTTACCTGATGTTCAGCACGCGGCAGGCGCTGTGGCTCTCGGCGGCCTTCTATGGGCTGGGCGTGGTGCTGCCCTGGGCGGCGCTGGTCAGCCGGGGCGAGGGGCTGGGCGCCCAGCCGGAACTGGCGCGCGTGCAGCTCACCTGCGGGGCCATCCTGGTGCTGCTCTACAGCCTGGCGTGGTACCGCGAACGCTTCCTGGTGGAGCGCGGCCAGCGCCTGACGCTGGAGCAACTCGCCAACACCGATCCCCTCACGCAACTCCCCAACCGCCGCGCCCTCTACCCGGTCATCGAGCGGCTGCTGGAGGAGGGCGGGCGGGGCACAGTGGGCTGCCTGATCCTGTTCGACCTCGACCACTTCAAGCGCATCAACGACACGCACGGCCACAACGCGGGCGACGAGGTGCTGATCCGGGGGGGGGGCCTGATCCGCGCCGCGCTGCGGGACACCGACCACCTGGGCCGCTGGGGCGGCGAGGAATTCCTGATCACCCTGCCCGGCGTGAGCGCCTCCCAGGGACAGGACATCGCGGAGCGGCTGCGGACGCGGCTGGCGGCCCACACCTTTCCCGGAGTGGGCCAGGTGACCGCCAGTTTCGGTGTGGCGCCCTGCCTCCCCGGCGACGACCTGCCCCGCTGGACCGCCCGCGCCGACGCGGCGCTGTACCGCGCCAAGGACGAGGGGCGCAACCGTGTGGTCCTCCAGACCGACCGTTCCTCACCGGAGGAGCAGCAGGCGCCGTTGGTGGGCACGCACTGA
- a CDS encoding response regulator codes for MKAIQILLVEDNPADIMLTEEAFAEAHFPHHLHIAKDGVEALEFLRHEARHAGSPTPDVILLDLNMPRMSGLELLDVLKADVALRNIPVVVLTTSRAESDIWRSYNLHANAYIPKPVTISEFVEVIKSFENFWFSTAALPPKQRP; via the coding sequence ATGAAAGCCATCCAGATCCTGCTCGTCGAGGACAATCCCGCCGACATCATGCTCACCGAGGAAGCCTTCGCCGAGGCGCATTTCCCCCACCACCTCCACATCGCCAAGGACGGCGTCGAGGCCCTGGAGTTCCTGCGGCATGAAGCCCGTCACGCGGGCAGCCCCACCCCCGACGTGATCCTGCTCGACCTGAACATGCCCCGCATGAGCGGCCTGGAACTGCTGGACGTGCTCAAGGCCGACGTCGCCCTGCGGAATATCCCGGTCGTGGTGCTGACCACCTCGCGGGCCGAGAGTGACATCTGGCGCAGCTACAACCTGCACGCCAACGCCTACATCCCCAAGCCCGTCACCATCAGCGAGTTCGTGGAGGTCATCAAATCCTTCGAGAACTTCTGGTTCTCCACGGCGGCCCTGCCTCCCAAGCAGCGGCCCTGA